The genomic segment ATATCATATCTCTGCTGATCGGTCATAATGAAAAGAATATTCGGCCTCTTTGCTTCTACTTTCTGTATACCAAAGGAAGTGAATAATGAAATACCACAGCTATACAATACGGTTTCCGTTAAATTCATCATATCTATTAATTTAATTCGATTATTTTTTCAAGGCTTTATCTACCTCCAAATCAACACCTTCCCAACCTTTTTTACAAGTCCAGGCTGTAGCTGGAGAAGACCAATATTCATCTGATTCCGGCAGACCAAGGGCAACAAATACAGCAGTACATAAATACAAACTACCTGTAGAAATGTAAGTTTCTCCAATATGAGGCTGATAACCGGCAAAGCCGACTCGCAACCAGCCTTCCGGATTGAATGTCCCCGGAGCATTAATCTGACGATTAATCACAGCAGTCAACGCACATCTCACTTGAGCGGGAGTTACTTTAGTAGGAAGTAACTTTCTGTATGCAACATCAGACAAAGCATGGAAAGCACCAAAACGATATGCTAATGAACGACCTATTATCGGGAAAGTACCTTCGGGAGAAATCAATCTTTCCTGTTGTTCTGCATAACGCGCATAACGACTAAGCTCCAGATCATAAGGAATAGCTCCTTCCAAGCCATGCTTTTTCATAACAGCCAAGACTTCAACCATCATCGGATGTATAACAAAGCTATTATAATAATCCAAATGGAAATCTGCGCCATCACCATACCAACCATCACCTTTATACCATTGAGCAAAGCGATCACAAGCATATTTCACCCGTTCATATTCCCATTCACCCGTAAATTCCTTTAACGCAGCTTCTACCATGGCAGCAAAGAACAACCAATTGGTTTCGGAAGGTTTAATTACTCTTGACGATTTCAGTTCTTTAATTACCCTTTCTTGCGTCGTTTTATCGAGTTTATCCCACAATTGCGTACGTGCTCTTAATAAACCATGAGCTAGAAATGCAGCATCTACCAGCGGTTGACGGCCTTTGTTAAAATTAAGATAATCAGGAGAAGCCGGATTTACACCATTAACAATTGATTTTAAAGACAAATCAATATATTCGGCACGTAGTCTACCTTCTATCGTACTGTCAGGTCCTAATTCTAACCAAGCGGAAATGCCTGTAATCAATCGTCCTAAAGCCTCAAGATGGGTTACTTCCCTTCTTTTCTGCATATCGGCAGCAATGGATTCAACTGGCATATTCTTACGAAGTTCACCTTTTGCCATATTACTGAGTAATGGGTAAGAAATACGATGTAACGCACTCAACCATGCCGCACGATCCTCATTTTCTGAAAATGCCGTAATAGTTTGTACCACAGGACGAGCTTCCAACAAATTCTTATAACGGATAAGAGCTTCTACAAAATAATAATCCGCATAGGTAAGAGGTGCATCTATCTCATATTGTTTTCCCATGAAACCGGTACAATGCTGTATGATGAAATGGTTGTTATCCCCCACTTTCTTTGCACGATATGCGGGAGAAGCCAATGACTTTATCTGTTGTTCTCCAATAGAAAGAAATTGTTCACCCAACTCGCCAGGTACATACGTACTCAGTTCTACGAAAGCGGATGCCATAATAGCACCGGCTGAAGCATCTCTATCCGCTTTTGGAATATTAGGAGCATCAAAATCCCAATACGGAATTTTGTCCTTTGGCAGACGTGGATGATTCATGATAAATTTACCAACCTTTATAGCATGGTCCAAATATTCTTTTTTTCCAGTCTGGCGGTACATCATAGTAAATCCGTATAATCCCCATGCCTGTCCACGAGACCAAGCCGACTGGTCATTTACCCCTTGATGGGTAACCTGATTTAATACCTTACCGGTAATTGTATCATAACTAACTACATGATAAGAGCTACCGTCCGGACGAAAATGATTCATCATCGTGCGATCCGCATGTGATTTCGCTTTCTTATAATAAGAATTGTCCCCCGTCATAGAAGAAGCTACTGTAAGCAATTCCAAATTCATCATATTATCAATGATTACAGAGAATTGCCATTTTTTACTGTTCCATGAACGGGTACATCCCGTTACCGGATGAAAGCGGGTAGATAAAGACTTGGCAGCCGTTTCTATCACTTCTCTATAAGCCTCATTGTGTGTAAGGCGGTAACCGTTTCCAAAACTACAGTTGATAATAAATCCGACATCATGATTACTTGTTGTATATTTCTGCTTTTCCACACGTGATGTCATTTCTTCTGCAGCAGCCCTAACCTGCGGATCATTACTATATTCATAACAATACCACAATGTACCGGGATAAAAACCACTTGTCCACCAAGGCGATTCACAAGTAATCATTTTACCGTCCTTTGCTGTTCTAGGAAGTATGCCTACTTGACCTTGCATCTCACTGAACATAGACATTGACTGCTTGACAGAGAAGTCAAGAGCCTCATCTACTACTTTTTTCATGCCTTTCGATACTGCACACGCCGATGACGCGAAACACGCTAACAGGACTAAACTGATAATTAAAGTTTTTTTCTTGTTTCTCATTACCCTCATTTTAAGGTTTAACTTTACATTTATATTATTTCTGAACGATACAAAGGAAGCTGAATCTACATTCTTAGCATAACACAATAGTTCTGATTTAAATAAAAATTGTACATGAACTGTTCTGAGCCACTCTACTTTCATTATTTCACCCTAAATAGAACTAAAACAACAATATCTTTTATTCAAACTTTCATGTTTTCAGAATGTAATCCCGATTTCAAATGACAACCAATTCTCTACCTGCCGTAGATAGTTCTTTCCAATATCACATTTAGTTAATCCTCCTAAATATTGTATCTATACTTCTCTGCAAGTTTCAACAGAGATACCATGATATCTTAGAATTGTTTCATATTCATACTTCTCTAAATGACTTCAAAATTTTCGCCCCCCAGTTGTTCCAAGAGTCTAATGTACTCTCAAAATAGGGGAGCAGCAAAGGCTAATCGGAGACCGTTACTCTATCTTTTTCCTGACCATGTATACAAACATTAGTACATACAAATATCTATAATAGATAAGCGCTTTCTTCATCCCGTTTTACTTGATTAATCCATTTTGAGAATTCGTATCGCAGTAATCATTGTTTCTCCTTTTATTGGAATAAAATCAACGGTAAGTCCTTTTTTAGCCGAAATAGTTACCGGTATCTTGCAAATCATCGGTCTTCTCACTCCCACTTCCTTAGCAAC from the Bacteroides eggerthii genome contains:
- a CDS encoding DUF2264 domain-containing protein — its product is MRVMRNKKKTLIISLVLLACFASSACAVSKGMKKVVDEALDFSVKQSMSMFSEMQGQVGILPRTAKDGKMITCESPWWTSGFYPGTLWYCYEYSNDPQVRAAAEEMTSRVEKQKYTTSNHDVGFIINCSFGNGYRLTHNEAYREVIETAAKSLSTRFHPVTGCTRSWNSKKWQFSVIIDNMMNLELLTVASSMTGDNSYYKKAKSHADRTMMNHFRPDGSSYHVVSYDTITGKVLNQVTHQGVNDQSAWSRGQAWGLYGFTMMYRQTGKKEYLDHAIKVGKFIMNHPRLPKDKIPYWDFDAPNIPKADRDASAGAIMASAFVELSTYVPGELGEQFLSIGEQQIKSLASPAYRAKKVGDNNHFIIQHCTGFMGKQYEIDAPLTYADYYFVEALIRYKNLLEARPVVQTITAFSENEDRAAWLSALHRISYPLLSNMAKGELRKNMPVESIAADMQKRREVTHLEALGRLITGISAWLELGPDSTIEGRLRAEYIDLSLKSIVNGVNPASPDYLNFNKGRQPLVDAAFLAHGLLRARTQLWDKLDKTTQERVIKELKSSRVIKPSETNWLFFAAMVEAALKEFTGEWEYERVKYACDRFAQWYKGDGWYGDGADFHLDYYNSFVIHPMMVEVLAVMKKHGLEGAIPYDLELSRYARYAEQQERLISPEGTFPIIGRSLAYRFGAFHALSDVAYRKLLPTKVTPAQVRCALTAVINRQINAPGTFNPEGWLRVGFAGYQPHIGETYISTGSLYLCTAVFVALGLPESDEYWSSPATAWTCKKGWEGVDLEVDKALKK